In Wolinella succinogenes DSM 1740, a single genomic region encodes these proteins:
- a CDS encoding 3'-5' exonuclease yields MFSKLKKWIQLRNLKDERYRFLFDEYFSNELVAFDCETTGLDPKKDEIISLAAVKIRDNKILTSEKLQLFVKPKGEINIDSIKIHHIRACDVSNGITSEEAALRFLDFLGNRPLVGYYLEFDVALINRIIHPLLGITLPQKMIEVSAIYYDKKIGLIPEGHVDLRLRSILRDLKLPELTQHDALGDAITSALIYLKLTQNQKI; encoded by the coding sequence ATGTTCTCCAAACTTAAAAAATGGATTCAACTTAGAAATTTAAAGGATGAGCGTTACCGCTTCCTCTTTGATGAGTATTTTAGTAACGAATTGGTCGCATTTGACTGTGAGACTACAGGCCTTGACCCTAAAAAAGATGAGATCATTTCCCTAGCTGCCGTGAAAATTCGTGACAACAAAATCCTCACCAGTGAAAAACTGCAACTATTCGTAAAGCCAAAAGGCGAAATTAATATAGATAGTATTAAAATCCATCATATCAGGGCTTGCGATGTGTCAAATGGTATCACTTCTGAGGAGGCGGCTCTCCGTTTCTTAGACTTTCTCGGAAATCGTCCCCTAGTCGGATACTATTTGGAGTTCGATGTAGCCCTGATCAACCGCATCATTCATCCACTGCTTGGCATCACTTTGCCACAAAAGATGATCGAGGTGTCGGCGATCTATTACGACAAAAAGATAGGATTGATTCCCGAAGGGCATGTAGACTTGCGTCTGCGCTCCATCTTAAGGGATTTGAAACTTCCTGAGCTGACCCAGCATGACGCCCTAGGAGATGCCATCACTAGCGCGCTCATCTATCTAAAGCTCACCCAAAACCAAAAAATTTAA
- a CDS encoding putative nucleotidyltransferase substrate binding domain-containing protein, with protein MLETLHAPRFLAQIEPFSFLEKSELEEIAQSTDIFYFKEGEKIAKKGETPERYFILAKGFVKTSQEGERLSLLGPKDSFEARALLEGSYALDFIAAEESLLFGIKKEAFLQLLRTHATFECYYLDDIAQKMDALLKRRSDKDISIFMATKIKECPLQKALIVEAETSILECAQIMSEHKADALIVKFEKGHGIITNTTLREKVILQGLPSSEPAHKIATPRLITMDEEEFLFGALLSLIEHNIQRLAITRGKEKQIVGILDQIDLLSSIASKGHLINFQIQKAQTVEELEGAAKETLTLIKTLQAQGVRTREITRLLYELNAKLYKRLFEILMPKELIENSALIVLGSEGRGEQTLRTDQDNALILRDGFEMDHLESLTQRFTDALLFLGFPPCPGGIMLSQSPWRRSLSQYLEELEEWIFEPSGERVMRFSILFDASCVGGDARLLDTLRQKIFQKTLGQGVFFARFALATTLFETPLSFFSNFVTESKEHEGELDIKKGAIFPLVHGIRSLALQNSCPSTNTLERIRELEERGVLSAEFAIELREAFEFLLQIKMQIQIEKHEKNLPADNYINPSKLGKFERDLLRDVFKITERFKKFITHHFKLNMVS; from the coding sequence ATGCTAGAGACCCTACATGCGCCACGATTCTTAGCCCAGATTGAGCCCTTCTCTTTTTTGGAGAAGTCCGAGCTAGAAGAGATTGCCCAATCAACGGATATCTTCTACTTCAAAGAGGGAGAGAAGATCGCCAAAAAAGGCGAAACTCCAGAACGCTACTTCATTCTCGCCAAGGGCTTTGTCAAAACCAGCCAAGAGGGGGAGCGGCTCTCACTCCTTGGCCCCAAGGATAGCTTTGAGGCGCGTGCGCTTCTAGAGGGGAGCTACGCCCTAGACTTCATTGCCGCTGAAGAGAGTCTCCTTTTTGGAATCAAAAAAGAGGCCTTTCTCCAGCTCCTCCGCACGCACGCCACCTTTGAGTGCTACTACCTCGATGATATCGCCCAGAAAATGGATGCTCTCTTAAAGCGGCGTTCAGACAAAGATATCTCCATCTTCATGGCAACCAAAATCAAAGAGTGTCCACTCCAAAAGGCTCTCATTGTGGAGGCAGAGACCTCCATCCTAGAGTGTGCCCAAATCATGAGCGAGCACAAAGCCGATGCGCTCATCGTGAAATTTGAGAAGGGACATGGAATCATCACCAACACCACCTTGCGTGAAAAGGTGATTCTCCAAGGGCTCCCCTCTAGCGAACCCGCCCACAAGATCGCCACCCCAAGACTCATCACGATGGATGAAGAGGAGTTTCTCTTTGGGGCGCTCTTAAGCCTCATCGAACACAACATCCAGCGCCTAGCCATCACCAGAGGCAAAGAGAAGCAGATCGTGGGAATCTTGGATCAAATTGATCTGCTTAGCTCCATCGCTTCCAAGGGGCACCTCATCAACTTCCAAATCCAAAAAGCCCAAACCGTAGAGGAGCTAGAGGGGGCGGCCAAAGAGACCCTCACGCTCATCAAGACCCTCCAAGCCCAAGGAGTGCGCACTCGAGAAATCACAAGGCTTCTTTATGAGCTAAACGCCAAGCTCTACAAGCGGCTCTTTGAGATTCTCATGCCCAAGGAGTTGATCGAAAACTCCGCCCTCATCGTGCTTGGAAGCGAAGGAAGGGGCGAGCAGACCCTAAGAACCGACCAAGACAATGCCTTGATTCTGCGCGATGGCTTTGAAATGGATCATCTCGAATCGCTCACGCAACGATTCACTGACGCCCTGCTCTTTCTTGGATTTCCTCCTTGCCCAGGAGGAATCATGCTAAGCCAATCCCCATGGAGACGCTCTTTGAGTCAATATCTAGAGGAGTTGGAGGAGTGGATTTTTGAGCCAAGCGGAGAACGCGTGATGCGTTTTTCGATTCTCTTTGATGCCTCTTGCGTGGGGGGCGATGCCAGACTTTTGGACACCTTGCGTCAAAAAATCTTCCAAAAAACCTTAGGTCAAGGGGTCTTTTTCGCCCGATTTGCCCTTGCGACCACCCTTTTTGAAACCCCTCTCTCCTTCTTCTCTAACTTCGTCACCGAGAGCAAGGAGCACGAGGGAGAGCTAGACATTAAAAAAGGGGCCATCTTCCCCCTTGTTCATGGGATTCGCTCTCTAGCCCTCCAAAACTCCTGCCCCTCCACCAATACTTTGGAGCGAATCAGAGAGCTGGAGGAGCGCGGGGTGCTGAGTGCTGAGTTTGCCATTGAGCTGAGAGAGGCATTTGAGTTCTTGCTTCAGATCAAAATGCAGATTCAAATCGAAAAACATGAGAAAAATCTACCCGCTGACAACTACATCAACCCAAGCAAGCTTGGCAAGTTCGAGCGTGATCTTCTGCGCGATGTATTCAAGATCACCGAACGATTCAAGAAGTTCATCACCCACCATTTCAAGCTCAATATGGTGAGCTAG
- a CDS encoding cation acetate symporter, translating into MRRALSLIIFLGSLSFLSAAGTIEGEVQKSAINYSAILMFLLFVAATLGITYWSAKRTKSAKDFYTAGGGITGFQNGLAIAGDYMSAASFLGISGLVYMKGFDGLIYSIGFLVGWPIILFLIAEQLRNLGKFTFADVASYRLKQLPIRTLSAIGSLSVVIFYLIAQMVGAGKLIQLLFGLSYELAVVLVGILMIIYVTFGGMLATTWVQIIKAILLLSGATFMSLSVLYLTGFSFEGLFSQAVEVHKDGLKIMSPGGLVSDPISAISLGMALMFGTAGLPHILMRFFTVSDAKEARKSVFYATGFIGYFYILTFIIGFGAIVLISKNPEYLDAAGMIVGGSNMAAIHLSHAVGGNLFLGFISAVAFATILAVVSGLTLAGASAVSHDIYSNVIKKGKADEESEIRVSKITTVVMGILSIILGIAFENQNIAFMVGLAFAIAASANFPVLFMSMFWSNLTTRGAVIGGSIGLVSALLMVLFSPSIWVKVMGHAEAIFPYDYPAFFTVPLAFFMIWFFSITDKSESAKEEKEAYKAQFIRSQTGIGAEGAISH; encoded by the coding sequence ATGAGGAGAGCTTTGTCTCTGATTATTTTCCTAGGTTCACTCTCCTTTCTTAGCGCTGCAGGAACGATTGAGGGCGAGGTGCAAAAGAGCGCGATCAACTACTCCGCGATTCTGATGTTTCTCCTCTTTGTGGCCGCCACGCTTGGCATCACCTACTGGTCGGCTAAACGCACCAAAAGCGCCAAAGATTTCTATACCGCTGGCGGAGGAATCACAGGCTTTCAAAATGGTCTTGCCATTGCGGGCGATTATATGTCAGCGGCAAGTTTCCTTGGAATCTCAGGGCTAGTCTATATGAAGGGCTTTGATGGACTCATCTACTCCATTGGATTCCTTGTGGGGTGGCCTATCATCCTCTTCCTCATCGCCGAACAGCTCCGCAATCTAGGCAAATTCACTTTCGCTGATGTGGCCTCCTATCGACTCAAGCAGCTCCCCATCCGCACACTCTCAGCGATTGGCTCGCTCAGTGTGGTCATTTTCTACCTCATCGCACAGATGGTTGGGGCGGGCAAACTCATCCAGCTCCTCTTTGGTCTCTCCTATGAGCTCGCTGTTGTTTTAGTGGGAATCCTCATGATCATCTATGTCACCTTCGGCGGAATGCTCGCCACCACATGGGTGCAGATCATCAAGGCGATTTTACTCCTCTCAGGCGCCACCTTCATGTCACTCTCCGTGCTCTATCTCACGGGCTTTAGCTTTGAAGGACTCTTCTCTCAAGCCGTCGAGGTTCACAAAGATGGACTCAAAATCATGAGCCCCGGAGGACTCGTGAGCGACCCTATCTCAGCGATCTCCCTTGGCATGGCGCTCATGTTTGGAACAGCGGGTTTACCCCACATTCTCATGCGATTCTTCACCGTCTCAGACGCCAAAGAGGCGAGAAAATCGGTCTTTTATGCGACTGGTTTCATCGGATATTTCTATATCCTCACCTTTATCATCGGCTTTGGAGCGATTGTCCTCATCTCCAAAAATCCCGAATATCTTGATGCCGCAGGGATGATTGTCGGCGGAAGCAACATGGCCGCCATCCACCTCTCGCACGCTGTGGGCGGGAATCTTTTCCTAGGCTTCATCTCCGCCGTGGCATTTGCGACCATCCTAGCGGTCGTATCAGGTCTCACGCTCGCAGGAGCCTCGGCGGTCTCCCATGACATCTACTCTAATGTCATCAAAAAGGGCAAGGCCGATGAAGAGAGCGAGATTAGAGTTTCCAAGATCACCACCGTGGTGATGGGGATTCTATCCATCATCTTAGGAATCGCCTTTGAGAATCAGAATATCGCCTTCATGGTCGGTCTCGCGTTTGCCATCGCAGCGAGTGCAAACTTCCCCGTCCTCTTTATGTCGATGTTTTGGAGCAATCTCACCACAAGAGGAGCAGTCATTGGCGGCTCCATCGGTCTGGTGAGCGCACTTCTTATGGTGCTCTTTAGCCCCTCTATTTGGGTCAAAGTGATGGGACACGCCGAGGCCATTTTCCCCTATGATTATCCCGCCTTCTTCACCGTGCCTTTGGCGTTCTTTATGATTTGGTTCTTCTCTATCACCGATAAGAGCGAAAGTGCCAAAGAGGAGAAGGAGGCCTACAAGGCTCAGTTTATCCGCTCACAAACTGGAATCGGAGCCGAAGGTGCCATCTCTCACTAA
- the acs gene encoding acetate--CoA ligase: MTQTHSTELFKPNRAFAKTARIKNLCEYEDLRLDAEEDFEGFWGKLAKEKIDWMEPFSKVLDESEAPFYKWFVGGKLNVCAQCLDRHLDTRKNKAAIIFEGELGDSRIITYRELFYEVKRTANLLKNKFNVKKGDRVVIYMPMIPEAAFMMLACARIGAIHSVVFGGFSAEALRDRIIDAEAKLVITADGAYRRGKPYMLKPVVDDALAEGACPSIEKVLIVIRNKEEINYVPGRDYIYNEMIGLESAHCPPEPMDAEDPLFLLYTSGSTGKPKGVQHNQAGYILWAQTTMEWVFDVKENDTYWCTADVGWITGHTYIVYGPLAMGATTVMYEGVPIYPDTGRWWKMIEHYRVNQFYTAPTAIRLLHKEGKEEPKKYNLSNLKVLGTVGEPINPDAWNWYYNEIGGGQCPIVDTWWQTETGGHMISPLPGATPIKPGCATLPLPGIFAEVIDEEGNPKPAGEQGYLCITKPWPSMIRNIWGDPKRYESSYFSTCKKNGKPVYFAGDGAIRDERGYITITGRMDDVINVSGHRLGTAEIESAIAKHPGVAETAVVSRLDEIKGESVYAFIVLKPGYEDNVAEELQLLKEINAVITREIGPLAKADTMLFVPGLPKTRSGKIMRRILRSIARGEEITQDTSTLEDPAIVQKIQQLA, from the coding sequence ATGACCCAAACCCATTCTACGGAGTTGTTCAAACCCAATCGTGCGTTTGCCAAGACCGCCCGTATCAAGAATCTCTGTGAATATGAAGACCTGCGCTTAGATGCGGAAGAGGACTTTGAAGGTTTCTGGGGGAAATTGGCCAAAGAGAAAATTGACTGGATGGAGCCCTTTTCCAAGGTACTAGACGAGAGCGAGGCTCCCTTTTACAAATGGTTTGTCGGAGGCAAACTCAATGTCTGCGCTCAGTGCCTCGATCGCCATCTTGACACTCGCAAAAACAAAGCCGCCATCATCTTTGAAGGAGAGCTTGGTGATTCTCGTATCATCACCTATCGAGAGCTCTTTTACGAGGTCAAGCGCACCGCCAACCTCCTCAAAAACAAGTTCAATGTCAAAAAAGGCGACCGTGTTGTCATCTATATGCCCATGATTCCCGAAGCGGCCTTCATGATGCTTGCTTGTGCGAGAATCGGAGCGATCCACTCCGTCGTCTTTGGAGGATTCTCGGCTGAGGCGTTGCGCGATCGAATTATTGACGCCGAGGCAAAACTCGTCATCACCGCTGATGGAGCCTACAGAAGAGGCAAGCCCTATATGCTAAAGCCCGTAGTCGATGATGCACTCGCCGAAGGCGCCTGCCCAAGCATCGAGAAGGTGCTCATCGTGATTCGCAACAAAGAAGAGATCAACTATGTCCCTGGACGCGACTACATCTACAACGAGATGATCGGGCTAGAATCAGCCCACTGCCCCCCTGAGCCTATGGACGCCGAAGACCCTCTCTTCTTGCTCTACACCTCAGGCTCCACAGGCAAGCCCAAGGGCGTCCAGCACAACCAAGCAGGCTACATCCTTTGGGCACAGACCACCATGGAGTGGGTCTTTGATGTGAAGGAGAATGACACCTATTGGTGCACCGCGGATGTGGGCTGGATCACGGGTCATACCTATATCGTCTATGGCCCTCTAGCCATGGGCGCTACCACCGTCATGTATGAGGGCGTGCCCATCTACCCTGACACAGGTCGATGGTGGAAGATGATCGAACACTACCGAGTCAATCAGTTCTACACTGCTCCCACGGCGATTCGACTCCTTCACAAAGAGGGCAAAGAGGAGCCCAAAAAATACAATCTCTCCAACCTCAAAGTGCTTGGCACGGTGGGCGAACCCATCAACCCTGATGCATGGAATTGGTACTACAACGAGATTGGCGGGGGGCAATGCCCCATTGTAGATACATGGTGGCAGACCGAGACAGGGGGTCATATGATCTCCCCTCTTCCCGGCGCGACCCCTATAAAACCCGGATGTGCGACTTTGCCTTTGCCAGGAATCTTTGCAGAGGTGATTGACGAAGAGGGGAATCCAAAGCCTGCGGGTGAGCAGGGCTACCTCTGCATCACCAAGCCTTGGCCCTCTATGATTCGCAATATTTGGGGCGACCCCAAGCGCTACGAATCGAGCTACTTTAGCACTTGTAAGAAAAACGGCAAACCCGTCTATTTTGCTGGAGATGGGGCGATTCGTGATGAGAGAGGCTACATCACCATCACAGGGCGAATGGATGATGTCATCAATGTCTCTGGCCACCGCCTCGGAACCGCCGAGATCGAATCGGCTATCGCCAAGCACCCCGGAGTCGCCGAGACAGCCGTGGTTAGCCGCTTGGATGAGATCAAAGGCGAATCGGTTTATGCCTTCATCGTGCTCAAACCCGGCTATGAGGATAATGTCGCTGAAGAGCTACAACTCCTCAAAGAGATTAATGCCGTCATCACAAGAGAGATCGGGCCCTTGGCTAAAGCCGACACGATGCTCTTTGTCCCCGGACTTCCAAAAACTAGAAGCGGAAAGATCATGCGGCGTATCCTCCGCTCTATCGCCAGAGGCGAAGAGATCACGCAGGACACCTCCACCCTCGAAGACCCCGCTATCGTCCAAAAAATCCAACAACTCGCCTAA
- a CDS encoding DUF485 domain-containing protein, translated as MEHNLQEKILSNPHFKDLVSRRSALAWRLSMLTLIVYYGFILLIAFAPAFLGMPLGEGVMTLGIPVGLGIIFFAFIVTGIYVKRANTEFDDLTKAIKEDARSHA; from the coding sequence ATGGAACACAACCTCCAAGAGAAGATTCTCTCCAATCCTCATTTTAAGGATTTGGTCTCTAGGCGTTCTGCTTTGGCATGGCGACTCTCCATGCTCACTCTCATCGTCTATTATGGCTTTATTTTGCTCATCGCTTTCGCGCCCGCCTTTTTGGGGATGCCTCTTGGAGAGGGCGTGATGACGCTTGGGATTCCTGTGGGGCTTGGAATCATCTTCTTTGCCTTCATCGTGACAGGCATCTATGTCAAAAGAGCCAACACCGAATTTGACGATCTCACCAAAGCCATCAAAGAAGACGCAAGGAGTCATGCATGA
- a CDS encoding PepSY-associated TM helix domain-containing protein — MTQEKREGLLRQRLQRVHVTTGIAVSLFMYVAVFFGIWAIWLPYVQTWERPSRHFAMPSIETIDYSMMIDSVLSDPDYPTINGVHILFSGHMNDPALRISAQFAETIVFNPSTGQRVKDEGDQSQLAFFLNSMHYGRPFKILGYLVFGFVAVAVMFLIVGGLMLVYKVRYKNHLQSLQSRFSKWHRRLFLWLFAPFVIVTMTGALMNIGYLSSPPMAYIASKGETHDIWRLTMPILFPSEPIRERQNDEVPMLSVNDLILKTKAVAPEIDLQQITLYNWGDSSARAKIEGYDPYKPFLNGISNKPSVTLSGVDGNLIAQHKVMDKHWSGLFVDSVYFLHFLFGVNGLARTLIASIMAISAMAIGAGVLLYLEKQAKKFPKGVAPYHWMGRVSLAVMVGVFPAVGLLFVLQWILPFEMEERFLWQKGAFALLWLGTLTWSFYRLNAYEAAKELLKLGGILFMLAPFVHFYGSGFSPAELWRYGMGNILSVDVALFGLGAILWYIGGKLPLDREGFQAFGVKIL, encoded by the coding sequence ATGACACAAGAGAAACGCGAGGGGCTTTTGAGGCAGAGACTCCAGCGAGTCCATGTCACGACAGGGATAGCGGTTTCACTCTTTATGTATGTGGCAGTTTTCTTTGGAATCTGGGCGATTTGGCTCCCCTATGTGCAGACATGGGAGCGACCCTCTCGCCATTTTGCAATGCCCTCGATTGAGACGATCGACTATTCAATGATGATTGATTCGGTCTTGAGCGATCCTGATTATCCCACGATTAATGGTGTGCATATTCTCTTTTCCGGACACATGAACGATCCAGCCCTGCGAATCTCCGCCCAGTTTGCCGAGACTATCGTCTTTAATCCAAGCACGGGACAACGGGTCAAAGATGAGGGCGACCAATCGCAACTCGCCTTTTTTTTGAACTCCATGCACTATGGGCGACCTTTTAAAATTTTAGGTTATTTGGTGTTTGGATTTGTAGCGGTAGCGGTGATGTTTTTGATTGTGGGAGGGTTAATGTTGGTCTATAAGGTGCGATACAAAAACCACCTCCAGAGCCTCCAGAGTCGATTCTCTAAATGGCATAGACGCCTCTTTTTGTGGCTCTTTGCTCCTTTTGTCATTGTCACTATGACGGGAGCACTCATGAATATCGGCTATCTTAGCTCGCCTCCAATGGCCTACATCGCCTCTAAAGGGGAGACACACGACATATGGCGGCTCACTATGCCCATCCTCTTTCCCTCTGAACCCATCCGTGAGCGACAAAATGATGAGGTGCCCATGCTCTCTGTGAATGATCTCATCCTTAAAACCAAGGCTGTTGCACCTGAGATAGATCTCCAGCAGATCACACTTTATAACTGGGGCGATTCAAGCGCGAGGGCAAAAATTGAAGGGTATGACCCCTACAAACCTTTTCTCAATGGAATCTCCAATAAGCCAAGCGTGACGCTAAGCGGAGTGGATGGGAATCTCATCGCCCAGCACAAAGTGATGGACAAGCACTGGTCGGGACTTTTTGTGGATAGTGTCTATTTTCTCCATTTTCTTTTCGGGGTGAATGGGCTTGCGCGCACTCTTATTGCCTCTATCATGGCGATTTCGGCGATGGCGATAGGGGCGGGAGTCTTGCTCTATTTAGAAAAGCAGGCCAAGAAATTCCCTAAAGGGGTCGCCCCCTACCACTGGATGGGCAGGGTCTCTTTGGCGGTGATGGTGGGGGTTTTCCCTGCGGTGGGGCTTTTGTTTGTTTTGCAGTGGATTCTTCCTTTTGAGATGGAGGAGCGATTTTTATGGCAAAAGGGAGCGTTCGCTCTGCTTTGGCTGGGGACGCTCACTTGGTCTTTTTATCGCCTCAATGCCTACGAGGCGGCTAAAGAGCTTTTGAAGCTAGGGGGAATCCTCTTCATGCTCGCTCCCTTTGTCCATTTTTATGGAAGCGGCTTTAGCCCTGCGGAGCTGTGGCGCTATGGGATGGGAAATATTTTGAGCGTGGATGTTGCGCTCTTTGGGCTTGGGGCGATTCTCTGGTATATAGGAGGAAAACTTCCTTTGGACAGAGAGGGTTTTCAAGCCTTTGGGGTCAAAATTTTATAA
- a CDS encoding TonB-dependent siderophore receptor, translating into MGLVKKSWIAPGLAMLLSSALYAAGAYTVTTSSLSEAIEQISEISKKPYIVDARILEGKKANPITGIENLEKALELLLEGSGLEAVIQSDTIVIRSKGGEPAMLNTISIAEPLLSENTEETHSYTAPRMRTATKLGLSIRETPQSVTVLTQQRLEDMGVTSYQDMLGSVAGISLNRWDERIYPTARGFEVDYYLIDGMPTYNISDSTAGDVDLSIYDRIEVVKGANGLMTGAGNPGVGLNFIRKHANSKTFKGDVEVSAGSWDAYGYLADVSAPLNKEGTIRGRLIAKHEDKNSFMDGYQKSNDVVYGVVDMDLTETTYLSLAGEYQRLERDGIRWGGLPAFYSDGTRTNFDRSKTVSEDWTYWNSETRAFYADFKQYLYEDISLNLSFVDRKLYSETSLLYFGGTVDRDTGNGQGYVYQYVNDALYHEQNMDAYLSIPLELSRLEHEIVMGFTQTSSKLKHNDWSMSVLASTLASPKINLYNINVANPNLTKNTSADPHKTTQTGFYLAGKFSLAEDWKLIGGARVSDWKYKSDTGVGNREFTHEVTPYAGLIYDLNENHSVYVSYTDIFKPQDKRGASGEYLDPIVGKNYETGIKGEYFDKRLNASLSLFKIEQDNVAEEVPGVFAPGTTEKAYKAASGVNSKGIELEINGEITDDWSLGFSLANFEAKDAEDKKVTTTSSRTMANLFTKYTIDKLSLGGGVTYRSKIYAGSGVTEVIQDAYMLANLMVAYKFDQSMKLQLNVNNLFDKKYYEGIGSDSMVYGAPRNATLSFRYSF; encoded by the coding sequence ATGGGTCTGGTGAAAAAATCTTGGATTGCGCCTGGTTTGGCGATGCTTTTATCAAGCGCTCTTTATGCAGCGGGAGCCTATACGGTCACGACCTCTTCGCTAAGCGAGGCGATTGAGCAAATTTCGGAAATTTCCAAAAAGCCCTACATTGTGGACGCGCGAATTTTGGAGGGCAAAAAGGCCAATCCCATCACGGGTATAGAGAATTTGGAGAAGGCGCTTGAGCTGCTTCTTGAAGGAAGTGGGCTTGAGGCGGTCATCCAGAGTGACACGATTGTCATTCGCTCCAAAGGAGGAGAGCCTGCAATGCTCAACACTATCTCTATCGCCGAGCCACTTTTGAGTGAGAACACGGAAGAGACTCACTCCTACACCGCACCTCGAATGCGCACCGCAACCAAGCTTGGGCTCTCCATCCGAGAGACACCCCAATCAGTGACGGTTCTAACCCAGCAGAGATTAGAGGATATGGGGGTGACCTCCTATCAGGATATGCTAGGCAGTGTCGCAGGAATCTCCCTCAATCGATGGGATGAGAGGATTTATCCGACCGCTAGAGGTTTTGAGGTGGACTACTATCTAATTGATGGGATGCCCACCTACAACATCTCCGATTCGACCGCGGGTGATGTTGATCTCTCCATCTATGATCGCATAGAGGTGGTCAAAGGGGCTAATGGCTTGATGACGGGGGCGGGGAATCCAGGTGTAGGACTCAACTTCATTCGCAAGCACGCCAACTCTAAAACCTTCAAAGGGGATGTAGAGGTCTCCGCAGGCTCTTGGGATGCCTATGGCTATCTTGCTGATGTTTCGGCGCCACTTAATAAAGAGGGGACGATTCGGGGTAGGTTGATTGCCAAACATGAGGATAAAAATTCTTTCATGGATGGATACCAAAAGAGCAATGATGTAGTCTATGGCGTTGTGGATATGGATTTGACGGAGACGACCTACCTCTCCTTGGCGGGAGAGTACCAAAGGTTAGAACGAGATGGAATCCGATGGGGAGGCCTGCCCGCCTTTTATAGCGATGGCACAAGAACCAACTTTGATCGATCCAAGACCGTGAGCGAGGATTGGACCTATTGGAATAGCGAGACGAGAGCTTTTTATGCCGACTTTAAGCAATATCTCTATGAAGATATCTCGCTCAACCTCTCTTTTGTGGATCGAAAACTCTACAGCGAGACCTCTCTTCTCTATTTTGGAGGGACTGTGGATAGGGACACGGGCAATGGTCAAGGCTATGTCTATCAATATGTCAATGACGCGCTCTATCATGAACAAAACATGGATGCCTATCTCTCTATCCCCTTGGAATTATCGAGACTAGAGCATGAGATTGTGATGGGATTCACCCAGACGAGCTCCAAGCTCAAGCATAATGACTGGAGCATGAGTGTTCTTGCGTCCACTTTGGCGAGCCCAAAAATCAATCTCTACAATATCAATGTTGCCAACCCCAATCTCACCAAAAACACCTCCGCCGATCCCCATAAAACCACACAAACAGGCTTTTATCTAGCAGGAAAGTTCTCCTTGGCGGAGGATTGGAAGCTTATTGGCGGGGCGCGAGTCTCTGATTGGAAATATAAAAGTGACACAGGCGTGGGGAATCGAGAATTCACCCATGAAGTCACCCCTTATGCGGGACTCATCTATGACCTCAATGAGAATCACTCCGTCTATGTAAGCTACACGGATATCTTCAAGCCACAAGATAAGAGGGGCGCAAGCGGAGAGTATCTCGACCCCATCGTGGGCAAAAACTATGAGACGGGAATCAAGGGAGAGTATTTTGATAAGCGTCTCAATGCCTCCCTTTCGCTCTTTAAAATCGAGCAAGACAATGTAGCGGAGGAGGTTCCGGGGGTCTTTGCCCCAGGGACGACCGAAAAGGCCTATAAGGCTGCATCAGGAGTGAATAGCAAAGGAATCGAACTAGAAATTAATGGAGAAATCACCGATGATTGGAGTCTAGGATTCTCGCTGGCCAACTTTGAAGCTAAAGACGCAGAAGACAAAAAGGTCACCACCACCTCCTCTCGAACCATGGCGAATCTTTTCACCAAATACACGATAGACAAGCTTAGCCTAGGAGGCGGAGTCACCTACAGAAGCAAAATTTACGCAGGAAGCGGTGTGACTGAAGTGATCCAAGATGCCTATATGTTGGCTAATTTGATGGTCGCTTACAAATTCGACCAAAGCATGAAGCTACAGCTCAATGTCAACAACCTCTTTGATAAGAAATATTATGAAGGAATCGGCTCTGATTCGATGGTCTATGGAGCACCAAGGAATGCGACCTTGAGTTTTAGGTATAGCTTTTAA